From the genome of Bradyrhizobium sp. G127:
GACGAGATCGACCGTCTGATAAGGTTTCTGGACGAAAGCGACCTTGATCCTGATCTAGAGGACACGGGCGACGATGAACCCAGCATCGGCTTTTGCTACGAAGCCGACCTCGAGCTGGACGACTGCGATGCAGAGGATAACGGCGACCGCGAACCGTCACTTGGTTGGACCGTCGATGGCGAGCTTGGCGCGCGGCAAGATCTGGAGCTTTGCCATGCCGAGGCATGAGCCAGCCGTTCAAGACCTGACCGCAGCGGGCGTTATCAAGGCTTGCTCGGCATTTGTGCCGGTGAATGTGCCGATCCACATCGCTATAGCGGCTCACCGGCTGGCGACAATGAAGCCTGCCCTCAGGACGCCGGAGCGAACTGTCGCGCGACATACACTTCGGGCGGTGATCCTGGCGGCTGCTAAAGACGTGCCGGAGTTGCAGCGGCAACGGGACTACCTCGGGGGGTTGCCGGCAGAAGCGTGGAGCGGGCTTCCGCCGGAAACGAGGGAAGCCATCCTTGCGGGCGTCAGCCGCTCGATTCACATCCTGCAATTGAACTGACAACATGGGGTGCGCATATATTGCGTGCCCCTTTCCATTTCGGAGTAGCCATGACCGAGGATGAATCAATTAAGGCATTCGCTAGATTCCGTATGTCATTGAGCAAGGGCAAGCGGCCTAAAAAGTATCCTTATCCACTGTCAGAGCCAATTTACGTTGATGAAAAGCAATGGCCTGCGGAAATCGCTTCCGGCGGCAAGGTGGCCAAGTTGGTGCCGAAAGCAAAGCGAGAGTATCGCGACGCGATTTATCGTCGCGTCACCACACGTTGGAATCTGCTTTTCATCCTTTACGATATCGAGCCGAACGATTGGGAGGGCCTAGCAAGAGAGCTTGCCGCCCAGCACGTCCCCGGTTTTCAAACGACCAACACCCCGCCAAAGGCGGCAAAGCGTGCTGGTCGGCCATCCAAGTATGATGATCCGGTCAAGATAATTTCACATGTTGAGAATTTGGAAGCCAAGCAGCGGGAGATGGCGAAGAACAAGGGCCGCGTCGTGCCGCTAACCGAGGCAGCAAGGGCGCTTGTTGGCACTAAGGCTGCCGCCAGCCATCTAGCCCGCTACTATGAATTCAAAGACATCATGAAGCGCGCAGCCGCGCGTCCGATAAAGGACGGGATGTCTTTGGCGCGCCTCGACACAGTTTATCCTACGAAAACCCCCGGAAAGTAATTTCCGTACCAACGTTTATATCTCGGACCTGTTTTCCCGTACGGGCACCTGTGCACAATGCATCACCATGCACTCACAAAAGAGGACATGGTGACGATGGACAATACCAAGCAACAGCGCGTGCTGACCATCAAGCGCGCGGCCTTCGCTCTCGCGGTGTCAGAGCGCACCCTGTGGCGGATGATTTCCAAGGAAGAGATCAAGGTAATCTCTCTTTCGGAGCGTAGGCGCGGAATTCCCCTTTCGGAAATTGAGCGGATCACGACCTGTGGGGTCGCGGTCTGATGGCATTGGAAACCCTCACTTCATATCTCGCCCGCCGGTATCGGATCAGCGCGGAACATGCGCTCGTTGTCGCCCGCCTCGCATTCAAGGAGGCGGCATGATCAACGCAGGCCACACCCACACCGGGGCGCTTATCAATCAGATTCGCGCGATCACCGAGTACTGCACGGCCCCCGACAACGAGGGGACGCATATCGATCTTTCCGAGATTGCATCTGAATTGGCCGCCGCATCGGAAGCCCTTTATGAGGAAGCAGGCAGGCAACTCACGCGCACGGGAGTAGCCGCATGACCAATCGCACCGAATATCTGCTGTCAAAGCTGCGGGCCGCCAGCCTACACACCCGCCTCATGGCCAGCGAGATCGACTCAATCGGAGTCGCCTTGAAGGGTGGCTTCATCAGCGATGAGACGGCGGTTGAATGGGCGCATGACATCGGCGGGCCGCATGTGTTTGGCACTGTGCCCCCGATCATCGATCAGCCCCACTTGGAGGCTGCGGAGTGAACGAAAACATCGCGTTGGACCTTCAGACACTTGCAAATGATCGTCGGCAGCGGCTCAAAGGACTTAAATACCCGTTTCAGCTTATCTCCGACTTCACGATTAAGCCGCCTCGCAAATATTGGATCGTGAAGGGGGTCATTGCCCAGGGTGAAACCTCGGCATGGATCGCGCCGCCGGGCGGGATGAAATCCGCGCTGATGGCTCAGCTTGCTCTCGCCACCGCATGGCAGTTGGATTGGCATGGGCACCGTTCAACAGCATGCCGCGCCGTAATCTATTTTGCTCTCGAGCGAGCCGACCTTGTCCGCCGCCGCCTGGCAGCCCATTGCGCCAAGCAGGGAATAACGGGAGAGACGTTGGCCGAAATCCCCCTCGCTGTTTGCGATAGGATGGTGGATTTGACGCACCCTGACTCCGTCAAGCATGTCCTGGACACCATTGATGCCGCCTTCGAAGAGATAGGGCAGCCGGTTCAGCTCATTATCTTTGACACGTTCGCCAAGCTGATCGCTGCCGGCGGCGGCGATGAGCAACAGGCGAAAGATCAGGGCAAAATCTTCGCCAACATTCAGCGCATCAAGGAGAAGGTCAAAGAAGCACACGTCGCGCTTGTCGGCCACACCGGCAAGGATGAGTCTCGCGGTGCGCGCGGCTCTAACGCCATTCTTGGCGACGTGGACGTGATGGTCCAAATCAGTGGCGACGCCGTAAAGACCGCAACCGTCATAAAAGCAAACGACATGCCCGAAGGGCCTCTGTTTTCTTTCACCTCGGAAATTCACCATTTCGGTGTTGATGAGGACGGCGACCCGATCACGGTCAACATCGTGAGTGCGGACACGCCGGAGGCCACCAAGGCCGCAGAGCGTGGCCCCCGCCTCACCAAGAACCAACAAACCATGTTCGCCATCCTGCACGATGCTGGTGCCGGCGGATTGACGCTGGACGAATGGAATGCCGCCGCGCGTGAGGCTGGGCTGGGCGAACGCCGCAAAGCCGATCTGACAGATAATCGCAACGCCCTGAAAACTAAGGGGCTGGTGCGCTCCTATGGCGACCGCTGGACGGTGGATCATCGCTGAGGTGGTTACGGATCGTTCTCCCCTTATAGGGGGGAGAACCGAACCGAACCCCGAACCTGTGAAGTCCGAACCCGAACCGAACCCGAACCGAACCTGTAACCATGCAAGATGATGGTGGTAAAAATCACGTGTCAGCGCCCGGCGCAAACGGCGCGGCTGCGGCGGCTGTCGTCTCCCCAAAGGGCCTGGGGAGGATTCAGCGGCGGGTCTGGCGTGCATTCATTGCCAAGCCCCTTGCTGAGCTTTCAACACATGATCTGGTGGCGTGGTGTTATCCCCGATTGCGAACGCCGCCGACAAGACATCAGCGACGAGCTGTAAACCGAGCGGCAGCTAGAGTTGCTGAGCGACTGCGTCGGAAACGTAACGGCATCGTTTGGCGCGCGAAGTCTTCCCATTGACTTCCCAACTTGTTGCAACAGCGCTGCGTTTCTGAAAATCCGGCGACAAATCAGGCGTTTGAGTTTTGCGACCCTTAGTCAGCAGAACTTGAGAGCAAACATTCCGCGCGCTGTCACGTCTTGGCAGCACATGGCACGACAAACGCAGCGGCTTGTCCTTCTTTTGCACGACAACGTTTTCTACATCCCTCTCAGGACATCGGCACACAAAGGATTTCCGATGAGAGAACGAAAGTCAGCCCAGGTCGTAACTCGGATTTCCGAATCTGACCTAGAGCGCATTGAGCGTGAAGCAGAGCGAGAGGGTCTAAACACCTCAACGTTCATTCGCATGACGCTGCGCCGGGCGCTGGAAAGCCGCCAAGCGGCAGCGGAGTTAGCTTAATGGGATTTCTCGATACGTTGCTAGGCAAGGATGCCAGCAAGGCGTCAAAGGCCGCTGCGGCTGACACCTACGCAAAGCAGCAGACCGCTATTGGCGATCTGAAGACAGCGGGCAATCAGTATGCGACCGACTTCAAATCGCTTGCGGGGGAGTTTCAGCCCTACCAGGCTGCCGGCACATCTGCGCTTGAACGTCTGATGGCTGGCCTCGGCCTCGGCGGCAATGGGGCAGATTTTACGGCGGCATATCGAGCGACGCCGGGTTATCAGGCTGGCCTTAGCACCGGTCTTGATGCGATCAACCGCCGTCGCGCGGCTGGCGGGATGCTGGACAGCGGCAACGCAGATATTGACGCGATGAAATTCGGTAGCGACTACGAAGATCAGCGCTCGCAACAGTACCTCGGCAATCTCGGCAACGTGGCCACGATGGGTCAGAACGCTACCGGTCAGTACGTCAACACTGTCGGCCAGGGCCTCACTGGTAACCTCGGTGCACAGCAGACCGCTTTTGGCGGGCAGATGAATGCTGCCGGCACCATCGGCCAAGGGATGGTAGCGGGGGCAAATGCTGAAGCCGGCGCTCTGGGGAATCTTCTCAAAGTTGGTGGCTATCTCGGCGGTGCTGCGCTCGGCGGCGGCTGGGGTAGCGCCCTCGCCGGAAAGAAGTAACACCGAATGGTTGGCACAATCACACTTGCCGGCACGCAGCGACTCCACAGCGTCACCGCAAAGCCACTCAACGGCGGGAAAGTCTGGATCATCCAGGCCGGGACTACTTCTGCCCCGCAGGACGGATTCTATGACAGCGCACTGACGCAGCCCTTACCGCGCCCGATCACACTGGACGCCGGAGGAAACATTCCATTTTTTTACTTGGAAGATGGACAGGTTAAGATTCGTATTGAAGATGCGAACGGCCTCCAGCAATTCGCGCAGGACAACATCCCGGTTATCGGACCTAGCTCCGGCGAAAGCGGCGGCGGTGGTGTTGACCCGACGACCATTGCTCAAACTGGCGACGTAATCTGGTCGCCAGTAAACAGCACGCGCACCGGCTGGGTCAGGTTGAACGGTCGAACCGTAGGCAATACCTCTTCCGGCGCGACGGAGCGCGCGAACGCTGACACGTCTGCGCTTTACACTGTGCTTTGGAATAATTTCTCTGACACGCTGTGCCACGTTACGGGCGGTCGCGGCGCGAATGCTGCTGCGGACTATGCTGCGAACAAGCCGATTGCCCTCCTCAATGGTCGCAACGTTGTTCTCGGCGGTCTCGATGACATGGGCAATACGGCGGCGGGTGGGTACACGGGTGTGCCCGTTATAGTCGGCAATGTCACGACCGCCGGCAGCATCGTTGGTGAGACTGTTCATGCCCTCATTGCTGCGGAGCACGCCTCACACGATCATGACGTGTTCATAAATGACCCCGGCCACAACCACACACTCACTAATGGGCTTACTGGAGCCAACGGCGTGTCGGTCGGCACCGGTTCCGGTAGCGGCTTGCAGACCGTCGTCTCTATCGGGATTCAGGCGGCAACAACCGGCGTTCAAGTTCGCAGTGCATCTGGTGGCGGCGGCACGCAGAACAAGACCAACACACAAGGCTCCGGTACGGCGCACAACAACGTGCAAAAGACCATGCTCGGCACGTTTTTCATCAAGCTGTGAGAATCGAATGAGCAAACCAAAAGTCAATAAACGCATTGAGGACATGTCTGTAGCTGAGCGTTTGGCAGCTATGGCCGGGCCAGAAATCTCAGAAGAGGATAGGGCTGCTAAGCGGCGCGCTTCCTTTGAAATTGAGCAGCGACGCGAGCAAGAGCGGCGCGCAAATGCATTTCCTATTCTTGCCCCGGACGAGATCGTTCGCACGTCGGTGTTCGGATGGAAGTATGTGGATTCTCGCGTCGTGAACGACGATGGACCGGCACACGATGGTTCGCGAAAAATCACTCTCGAGAAAATAGGTCGCGCGGAACGATGCACGTTGCGTCGTGACCGCGTTCGCGTGGTGCCGGCGCAATAATCGGGCAATGCTGACGCCGGGCTTTCGGGCGTAAGGAGTAGACCATATGGACGATCAGAATCAGGTTCTAAACGAGTCAC
Proteins encoded in this window:
- a CDS encoding AAA family ATPase, whose protein sequence is MNENIALDLQTLANDRRQRLKGLKYPFQLISDFTIKPPRKYWIVKGVIAQGETSAWIAPPGGMKSALMAQLALATAWQLDWHGHRSTACRAVIYFALERADLVRRRLAAHCAKQGITGETLAEIPLAVCDRMVDLTHPDSVKHVLDTIDAAFEEIGQPVQLIIFDTFAKLIAAGGGDEQQAKDQGKIFANIQRIKEKVKEAHVALVGHTGKDESRGARGSNAILGDVDVMVQISGDAVKTATVIKANDMPEGPLFSFTSEIHHFGVDEDGDPITVNIVSADTPEATKAAERGPRLTKNQQTMFAILHDAGAGGLTLDEWNAAAREAGLGERRKADLTDNRNALKTKGLVRSYGDRWTVDHR